Proteins found in one Pirellulales bacterium genomic segment:
- a CDS encoding PEP-CTERM sorting domain-containing protein — NGHLTFTGGVAGAWTTGTFLRIKNWVTSNPSNPSASSATSPLYLGTSDASPSNSVFQQDLLQIHFTGYLTGAEQVFGTGEIVPNNSTQLRLGDVDDSGQANAGDILPMEQALANLTNYESPYNAMTNPWGNHYGTTLDVADLEDILDINQDGLITNADLQLFVYDLSHNIAPTYAVPEPSTLALGFLGAVGLVSLARKRRRPAA; from the coding sequence CAATGGCCATTTGACCTTTACTGGTGGTGTCGCGGGCGCCTGGACAACTGGCACTTTCCTGCGCATTAAAAACTGGGTGACTTCAAATCCCAGCAATCCGTCGGCTTCCTCGGCGACATCGCCCTTGTATCTTGGTACCTCGGACGCCAGTCCTTCCAATTCAGTGTTTCAGCAAGATCTGCTTCAGATTCACTTTACAGGTTACCTGACTGGTGCAGAGCAGGTATTCGGTACTGGAGAAATCGTGCCTAATAATTCCACCCAACTTCGTCTGGGCGATGTCGATGACAGCGGTCAGGCAAATGCGGGTGATATTTTGCCCATGGAGCAGGCGCTGGCGAATTTGACTAATTATGAATCGCCATATAACGCCATGACTAATCCGTGGGGCAATCATTATGGCACAACGCTCGACGTGGCCGATTTGGAGGATATTCTCGATATCAACCAGGACGGGCTGATCACCAATGCGGACTTGCAGCTTTTTGTGTACGATTTGAGCCATAACATCGCGCCCACTTACGCCGTGCCTGAGCCTTCGACCTTGGCTCTGGGATTTTTGGGGGCGGTTGGCTTGGTCAGCCTGGCGCGAAAGCGCCGTCGGCCCGCTGCTTAA
- a CDS encoding type I phosphomannose isomerase catalytic subunit: protein MAPLYPLRFEPLLRRYLWGGRKLGTLLGKPLGEGNDYAESWEVVDRAADQSRVAAGPLAGTSLNELMQAHGLELLGRHHPQPRFPLLFKFLDCEKTLSVQVHPDDEQAARLNPPDFGKTEAWVVLAAEPGSVIYAGLKRGFDRHALEREVQRGACELCLYRFQPQPGDCLFLPAGAVHALGAGLVIAEIQQSSDATFRLFDWNRLGPDGRPRPLHVDQALAAIDYKLGPLTPQSPRPTERPHVQRLVTCDKFVLDRWRFSRPEPVGGDGQFHLVAVIEGEIEAAGDPSGAPLARGQTMLLPAALAPCLLTPKQSATVLDIYLP from the coding sequence ATGGCCCCCCTGTACCCTTTACGCTTTGAACCGCTGTTGCGCCGTTACCTATGGGGCGGCCGCAAGTTGGGCACGCTGTTGGGCAAGCCCCTGGGCGAAGGGAACGATTACGCCGAAAGCTGGGAAGTGGTCGATCGAGCGGCCGATCAAAGCCGCGTGGCAGCCGGACCCTTGGCCGGAACTTCGCTGAACGAATTGATGCAGGCACACGGCCTGGAGCTATTGGGACGACATCATCCGCAGCCGCGATTTCCGCTGCTGTTCAAATTCTTGGATTGCGAAAAAACGCTGTCAGTCCAGGTGCATCCGGACGATGAACAAGCAGCCCGGCTGAACCCGCCCGACTTCGGCAAAACCGAAGCCTGGGTGGTGTTGGCCGCCGAGCCGGGCAGCGTGATTTATGCCGGGCTGAAGCGCGGCTTCGATCGGCATGCCCTGGAACGCGAAGTGCAGCGCGGCGCCTGCGAATTGTGTTTGTATCGTTTTCAACCTCAGCCGGGCGATTGCTTGTTCCTGCCGGCTGGGGCCGTTCATGCATTGGGAGCGGGGTTAGTCATTGCCGAAATTCAACAATCCAGCGACGCCACGTTCCGTTTGTTCGATTGGAACCGCCTGGGCCCCGATGGCCGGCCGCGACCCCTGCACGTCGATCAGGCGCTGGCCGCCATTGATTACAAGCTGGGACCGTTAACACCGCAGTCGCCGCGGCCGACGGAGCGGCCGCACGTGCAGCGGCTGGTGACGTGCGACAAGTTCGTGCTCGATCGCTGGCGGTTCAGCCGGCCGGAACCTGTCGGCGGCGACGGGCAGTTTCATCTTGTGGCGGTGATTGAGGGAGAAATTGAGGCGGCGGGCGATCCATCCGGCGCGCCGCTAGCGCGCGGCCAAACCATGCTTTTGCCGGCCGCGCTGGCGCCTTGCCTGCTGACCCCCAAACAATCCGCCACGGTGCTGGATATTTATCTGCCTTAG
- a CDS encoding DUF983 domain-containing protein — protein MSLPNSTLPPDDPIRQPAADACAPTGKNIDSAAGVHPAAASSLVTLLWRAVRLRCPVCGQGKLFRGWFTMYPRCEQCHFRFERSPGYWLGSIFVNYGLTALIVTAAYFALFFTEALPPDWIMRLLLAFCLLFPLWFFRYARGIWISVDLYFDPEPATKLVSAKKAETSASSPPQV, from the coding sequence ATGAGCCTACCAAATTCCACTCTGCCGCCCGACGATCCAATTCGCCAGCCCGCCGCAGACGCTTGCGCACCGACCGGCAAAAATATCGATTCTGCCGCTGGTGTTCACCCCGCCGCAGCGAGTTCGCTCGTGACGCTGTTGTGGCGGGCCGTTCGCCTGCGCTGCCCGGTTTGCGGCCAGGGGAAATTATTTCGTGGCTGGTTCACCATGTACCCGCGCTGCGAGCAGTGCCACTTTCGCTTCGAACGCAGCCCCGGTTATTGGTTGGGGTCGATTTTCGTGAACTACGGGCTCACGGCGCTGATTGTGACCGCGGCCTATTTTGCACTGTTCTTCACCGAAGCGCTGCCGCCAGACTGGATCATGCGTTTGCTGTTGGCTTTTTGCCTGTTGTTTCCGCTGTGGTTTTTTCGCTATGCCCGCGGCATTTGGATCAGCGTCGATTTGTATTTCGATCCTGAGCCGGCGACGAAACTTGTGTCGGCCAAAAAAGCGGAAACCTCAGCTTCATCTCCACCGCAAGTTTAG
- a CDS encoding DUF420 domain-containing protein, producing the protein MIEYLPTVNASLNATATVLLLVGYWLIKRRREVAHKRVMLSAFGVSMLFLACYLTYHAMKTWHTVFGGPQPVRTVYYAMLISHVILAATVPVLAGRTIYLGLCDRRMAHRRWAQWTFPIWLYVSITGVLIYFMLYHLYPPSRQDDTIKGPATVQSQD; encoded by the coding sequence GTGATCGAATACCTGCCCACTGTCAACGCTTCGCTCAACGCCACGGCCACCGTGCTGTTGTTGGTCGGTTATTGGTTAATCAAACGGCGGCGCGAGGTGGCCCACAAACGGGTGATGCTGTCGGCGTTCGGCGTGTCGATGCTGTTCTTGGCGTGCTACCTGACGTACCACGCGATGAAAACATGGCATACCGTGTTCGGCGGTCCGCAACCTGTTCGCACTGTGTATTACGCAATGCTGATCAGCCACGTGATTCTGGCGGCCACGGTGCCGGTGTTGGCGGGACGAACCATTTACCTCGGCCTGTGCGATCGGCGTATGGCACATCGCCGCTGGGCCCAATGGACGTTTCCGATTTGGCTGTACGTTTCGATCACCGGGGTGTTGATTTATTTCATGCTGTATCATCTCTACCCGCCCAGCCGGCAAGACGATACAATCAAGGGGCCAGCCACGGTCCAGTCGCAAGACTAA
- a CDS encoding SCO family protein, translated as MKSKALAFWVTLALVSSAAYGSWVAWRTFQTAEPRHVSAPAWQSNYPPAPPPGPRIKDFKLIERSGREFDSQELKGHVWIGSFFFASCPGPCWQQNQALKKIQDEFKDTDLRLVSITCDPRNDSPEVLTRYADRFPADPYRWVFLTGDLEYIKRIGRDVFLQYVQEGSHLNRALLIDRDGKIRNSFDMLDPAKVEELRTQIRQLLDEKPTPDAAPAAETDGSAADQPVK; from the coding sequence ATGAAAAGCAAAGCCTTGGCGTTTTGGGTGACCCTGGCCCTGGTCAGTTCCGCCGCATACGGGTCGTGGGTGGCATGGCGGACCTTTCAGACGGCCGAGCCGCGCCACGTGAGCGCGCCGGCCTGGCAAAGCAACTATCCGCCTGCGCCGCCGCCGGGCCCGCGCATCAAAGATTTCAAACTTATCGAGCGCAGCGGCCGGGAGTTCGATTCTCAGGAACTCAAAGGGCACGTATGGATCGGCAGCTTTTTCTTCGCCAGTTGCCCCGGACCGTGCTGGCAGCAAAACCAGGCGCTGAAGAAAATTCAAGACGAATTCAAAGACACCGATTTGCGTTTGGTCAGCATCACCTGCGATCCGCGGAACGATTCGCCCGAAGTGCTGACGCGTTACGCCGACCGCTTTCCGGCCGATCCTTACCGCTGGGTGTTTTTGACCGGCGATTTGGAATATATCAAACGCATTGGGCGCGATGTGTTTTTGCAATATGTGCAGGAAGGCTCGCACCTGAATCGGGCGTTGTTGATCGATCGCGACGGCAAAATCCGCAACAGCTTCGATATGCTCGACCCGGCTAAAGTCGAGGAGTTGCGAACGCAAATCCGACAATTGTTGGACGAAAAACCGACGCCGGATGCTGCTCCCGCGGCCGAAACCGATGGCTCCGCAGCCGATCAACCTGTGAAATAA
- a CDS encoding ABC transporter permease, with amino-acid sequence MSTATSPLNTTEADRSAAALPLASIRPRPWLAAWTLCRREWVRFIRQGNRVFAALGQPIIFWILLSGLLGSSFQMNAGGAVGQNTLAAGSGAITDSLVTVSYAQYFFPGTLVMIILFTAIFATISVIEDRREGFLQSVLVAPVPRWSVVIGKVLGGALIALAHAAVFMLLCFTLKVPLTLLTVPAVLVLLFVIGIALTSLGLAIAWPMQSTQGFHAIMMVFLLPMWLLSGAFAPPGNNWIGWIVCFNPLTYCLALLRRILYWGADPAVKEAVLAGLPSAWFSALVTLVFVCAMFALAWRVASVRSIGDAT; translated from the coding sequence ATGAGCACTGCCACTTCACCCTTAAACACGACCGAAGCGGACCGCTCCGCAGCCGCGCTGCCGCTGGCGAGCATTCGGCCCCGCCCGTGGTTGGCGGCGTGGACGCTGTGCCGCCGCGAATGGGTGCGCTTCATCCGGCAAGGCAACCGGGTGTTTGCGGCGCTGGGTCAGCCGATTATTTTTTGGATTTTGCTGAGCGGGCTGCTGGGGTCGTCGTTCCAAATGAACGCCGGCGGCGCGGTGGGGCAAAACACCCTGGCCGCTGGATCTGGCGCTATTACGGATAGTCTCGTGACGGTGTCCTACGCTCAATATTTTTTCCCGGGCACGCTGGTGATGATCATTTTGTTCACGGCGATTTTCGCCACGATTTCGGTGATTGAAGATCGGCGCGAAGGGTTTTTGCAATCGGTCTTGGTGGCGCCGGTGCCGCGGTGGTCGGTCGTCATCGGCAAAGTGTTGGGGGGCGCGCTGATTGCGCTGGCCCATGCCGCCGTGTTTATGCTGCTGTGCTTCACGCTGAAGGTGCCGCTGACGCTGCTGACGGTGCCGGCGGTGCTGGTGCTGTTGTTTGTGATCGGGATCGCGCTCACTTCGCTGGGGCTGGCGATCGCGTGGCCCATGCAATCGACGCAGGGGTTTCACGCCATCATGATGGTGTTTTTGCTGCCCATGTGGTTGTTGTCCGGGGCGTTTGCACCGCCGGGCAATAATTGGATCGGTTGGATCGTGTGCTTCAATCCGCTGACGTATTGCCTGGCCCTTCTGCGGCGAATTTTATACTGGGGGGCCGATCCCGCGGTCAAAGAAGCCGTCTTGGCCGGATTGCCGTCGGCGTGGTTTAGCGCGCTGGTGACGCTGGTGTTTGTGTGTGCCATGTTCGCCCTGGCCTGGCGCGTGGCATCGGTTCGTTCGATCGGAGATGCAACATGA
- a CDS encoding ATP-binding cassette domain-containing protein: MNHLPAIRVDGVNHWYGQRHALNDVSFEIAAGEVFVFLGPNGGGKSTLFRLLSTLLPLQQGEAEVLGFNLQRQIGEIRAHIGVVFQSASVDRKLTVGENLLHQGHLYGLSGADLARRSQTLLERFRLTDRVRDRVETLSGGLRRRVELAKGLLHRPQLLLLDEPSTGLDPAARSDVWSYLHQLRQQDGVTVVLTTHLLEEADKADRIAILDRGKLVALDKPDALRSTVGGDAITIQSASPEALAEGIRDRFGCTAGVMEGNVRLEMPEGHQWVARLVEAFPGQISAITLGKPTLEDVFIDRTGHRLETVEEEEPPKKKRRH, encoded by the coding sequence ATGAACCATTTGCCCGCCATTCGCGTCGACGGAGTGAACCACTGGTATGGCCAGCGGCACGCGCTAAACGACGTTTCGTTTGAAATAGCGGCCGGCGAAGTGTTTGTGTTTTTGGGACCCAACGGCGGAGGAAAATCGACGCTGTTTCGCTTGCTCAGCACGCTGTTGCCGCTGCAACAAGGGGAAGCCGAAGTCCTGGGATTTAATTTGCAGCGGCAAATCGGCGAAATTCGCGCCCACATCGGCGTGGTGTTTCAATCTGCCAGCGTCGATCGGAAACTGACGGTAGGGGAAAATCTGCTGCATCAGGGGCATTTATACGGATTGAGCGGCGCGGATTTGGCCCGCCGCAGCCAAACATTGCTGGAACGCTTTCGGCTGACCGACCGGGTGCGCGACCGGGTGGAAACGCTTTCCGGCGGCCTGCGGCGGCGCGTGGAATTAGCCAAAGGGCTGTTGCACCGTCCGCAGTTATTGCTGCTCGATGAGCCCAGCACGGGGTTGGATCCGGCGGCCCGCAGCGACGTCTGGAGTTATTTGCACCAACTGCGCCAGCAGGATGGCGTGACCGTGGTGCTGACCACGCATCTGCTGGAAGAAGCCGATAAGGCTGACCGTATAGCGATTTTGGACCGCGGAAAGCTTGTCGCGCTGGATAAGCCCGACGCTTTGCGTTCGACCGTGGGGGGCGACGCCATTACGATTCAAAGCGCCTCGCCGGAAGCGTTGGCGGAAGGGATTCGCGATCGCTTCGGATGCACTGCCGGCGTGATGGAAGGGAACGTGCGGCTGGAGATGCCGGAGGGGCATCAGTGGGTTGCTCGGCTCGTCGAAGCGTTTCCTGGGCAAATCAGCGCCATCACGCTGGGCAAGCCGACGCTGGAAGATGTGTTTATCGACCGCACCGGGCACCGGCTGGAAACCGTGGAAGAAGAGGAACCGCCCAAGAAAAAGCGGCGGCACTAA
- a CDS encoding cytochrome C oxidase subunit IV family protein, producing the protein MSENLPTSHGPVVETQDAHGHVAHGQDAHGHDAHGGHAGHSTGIAQYIYVFIALCLLTTLSFLTSFHWWHEYFSVTESRMLMMAVSCTKALLVILFFMHVLWEANWKFVLTIPAMLMSIFLLLMLVPDIGMRLRHASEERKFQAAEPPPEQASPPAAPQPAAEPAS; encoded by the coding sequence ATGTCGGAGAATTTACCTACGTCGCATGGGCCGGTGGTGGAAACGCAGGATGCCCACGGTCACGTTGCGCACGGACAGGATGCTCATGGTCATGATGCCCACGGCGGCCATGCGGGCCATTCGACGGGCATCGCCCAATACATTTACGTATTTATCGCACTTTGCCTGCTGACGACGCTTTCGTTTCTTACGTCGTTCCATTGGTGGCACGAATACTTTTCGGTCACGGAAAGCCGGATGCTGATGATGGCGGTATCGTGCACGAAAGCGCTATTGGTCATTCTGTTTTTCATGCACGTACTGTGGGAAGCCAATTGGAAATTTGTGTTGACCATTCCGGCCATGTTGATGTCGATTTTTTTGCTGCTGATGCTGGTGCCGGACATCGGCATGCGTTTGCGTCATGCTTCGGAAGAACGGAAATTCCAAGCTGCAGAACCCCCGCCCGAACAAGCCAGTCCGCCCGCCGCACCGCAACCAGCGGCGGAGCCCGCCTCATGA
- a CDS encoding cytochrome c oxidase subunit 3, whose translation MATATHADEHHAGHIKLQYQPGLPIPLGKTIVWLFLSTEIMFFAGLIGTYVVLRFGAPTWPMTHEVHLSEPIGAFNTFVLICSSVSIVLALEAARANKARVAKFFTLITFLLGSVFLGVKAYEYNAKFSHGLYPWSPHSQIYEKANLEYGSAVRQRLKTLTAQYGDQTKDLFNNLSDEQKAQIGELEKKPWSEETQAAYAAISPQIAELKSRSQTCTDLSAELKLEDPTVDLVQLSNKIYPPPDQNTSGLPWEKEEHPGLNEQYPWLKLPFVVPGGNMWASTYFLLTGFHALHVIVGLIVFVILMTMDLNATRAGFLENTGLYWHFVDLVWIFLFPLLYLF comes from the coding sequence ATGGCCACTGCTACTCATGCTGATGAACATCATGCCGGGCACATTAAGCTGCAATATCAGCCGGGGCTGCCGATCCCACTGGGCAAAACCATCGTGTGGCTGTTTTTATCGACGGAAATTATGTTCTTCGCCGGGTTGATCGGCACTTACGTGGTGTTGCGGTTTGGAGCGCCCACGTGGCCGATGACCCATGAGGTGCACTTGAGCGAACCGATCGGCGCGTTCAACACTTTCGTGCTGATTTGTTCCAGCGTGTCGATCGTCCTGGCCTTGGAAGCCGCTCGGGCCAACAAAGCACGCGTGGCCAAGTTTTTCACGCTGATCACGTTTTTATTGGGTAGCGTGTTCTTGGGCGTAAAGGCTTATGAATACAACGCGAAGTTTTCCCACGGCTTGTATCCTTGGAGCCCGCACAGCCAAATTTACGAAAAGGCGAATTTGGAATATGGGTCGGCGGTGAGGCAACGATTGAAGACGCTGACGGCCCAGTATGGCGACCAAACGAAAGATTTATTCAACAACCTGAGCGACGAGCAGAAAGCGCAAATCGGCGAGTTGGAAAAAAAGCCGTGGTCGGAAGAAACGCAGGCGGCATACGCGGCCATTTCGCCGCAGATTGCCGAGCTGAAATCGCGCTCGCAGACCTGCACCGATTTGTCCGCGGAGCTGAAACTGGAAGACCCGACGGTGGATTTGGTGCAACTGAGCAACAAAATATATCCGCCTCCCGACCAAAACACTTCGGGCTTGCCCTGGGAAAAAGAAGAACACCCAGGGCTGAACGAGCAATACCCGTGGCTGAAACTTCCGTTTGTGGTGCCGGGGGGCAACATGTGGGCCAGTACGTACTTTTTGTTGACGGGTTTCCACGCCTTGCACGTGATCGTAGGATTGATTGTGTTCGTAATCTTGATGACGATGGATTTGAACGCCACGCGGGCCGGGTTTTTGGAAAACACGGGCTTGTATTGGCACTTTGTCGACTTGGTGTGGATTTTCCTGTTTCCGCTGTTGTATTTGTTTTGA
- the cyoE gene encoding heme o synthase — MSITSSSYVYASRRELALARLNAYLELSKPRIASLVLVVVAVSAFAGHWGPPQLWIWLHTLLGTALVAASASTFNQLLERSCDARMERTAGRPLPSGRLTTKQAISFGVVTLAIGVAELTLLVNMLAALLGGLTWLFYVVLYTPLKSKTAANTAVGAVAGALPVLIGWAAVGASFSITGGPLPDGMYVAALFLIVYLWQFPHFMAIAWIYRHQYSAAGLQMLTVVDSTGRRAGAQAVLGALALAPISLLPALQMPSRVYLAGALSLSIAYLAAAVLFCWRRDQRSARFLLQTSLVYLPVLLILLVLSPWV, encoded by the coding sequence ATGAGCATCACCAGCTCCAGCTATGTGTACGCCTCGCGCCGGGAACTGGCGTTGGCAAGGTTGAACGCCTATTTGGAGCTGAGCAAGCCGCGGATTGCATCGTTGGTGCTGGTGGTGGTGGCCGTTTCCGCATTTGCCGGCCATTGGGGTCCGCCGCAGCTTTGGATTTGGTTGCACACGTTGTTGGGCACGGCATTGGTCGCGGCCAGCGCCAGCACGTTCAATCAGCTGTTGGAGCGTTCCTGCGACGCTCGCATGGAACGAACCGCCGGGCGTCCCCTGCCATCGGGCCGGCTGACCACCAAGCAGGCCATTTCGTTTGGCGTCGTGACGCTGGCGATTGGGGTCGCCGAATTAACTTTGTTGGTGAACATGCTCGCGGCTTTGTTGGGCGGTTTGACGTGGCTTTTTTACGTGGTTTTATACACGCCGCTGAAATCCAAAACCGCCGCCAACACGGCGGTGGGAGCCGTCGCGGGAGCGCTGCCCGTGCTAATTGGCTGGGCCGCGGTTGGCGCGTCGTTTTCGATTACCGGCGGTCCACTGCCGGATGGAATGTATGTGGCGGCGCTGTTTTTGATTGTTTACTTGTGGCAATTTCCGCACTTCATGGCCATCGCCTGGATTTATCGCCACCAATATTCCGCAGCCGGGCTCCAAATGCTGACGGTGGTGGATTCCACAGGCCGCCGCGCCGGCGCCCAGGCGGTATTGGGCGCGCTGGCATTGGCGCCCATCAGTTTGTTGCCTGCGTTGCAAATGCCCAGCCGAGTGTATTTGGCCGGCGCGCTTTCCCTGAGCATTGCTTACCTGGCGGCCGCCGTGCTTTTTTGTTGGCGACGCGATCAGCGAAGCGCACGATTTTTGTTACAAACTTCGCTCGTGTATTTGCCCGTGCTATTAATCCTGCTGGTTTTGTCGCCGTGGGTGTAA
- a CDS encoding COX15/CtaA family protein, whose amino-acid sequence MSGKIRTLNPEPSRWPHRLAVWLCCATFPLIWIGGTVTTYQAGMAVPDWPTTYGYNLFLYPWQTWLLGPWDLFIEHGHRLFASLVGLLTVILCITLWVTKQPKWLKALGFIALGGVILQGVLGGLRVLLDERTLAMTHGCVGPAFFAFTAALAVVTSRHWQENRRTVNVSAAKTLRLLAVIAPVLAYLQLVLGAHLRHFAADGSPAAFRRVVLSHVGLALVLTGYIFGMAFVFWRKAKDVRALVIPATALAGLIFLQLALGASTWVVKYGWPAFLADSATASAFTVQARSWWQAQITTAHVATGSLILAISTVLAVRSVSMLAVQSAFLPGQRSARRIQSNSLAEAVA is encoded by the coding sequence ATGAGTGGCAAAATCCGAACCCTGAACCCCGAACCCTCTCGCTGGCCGCATCGGCTGGCGGTGTGGTTGTGCTGCGCCACGTTTCCGCTGATCTGGATCGGCGGAACAGTCACCACGTATCAGGCGGGCATGGCGGTGCCCGATTGGCCCACCACGTACGGTTACAACCTGTTTTTGTATCCGTGGCAAACGTGGCTGTTGGGACCGTGGGATTTATTCATTGAGCACGGGCATCGGTTGTTCGCGTCCCTGGTGGGGCTGTTGACGGTTATCTTGTGCATCACGCTGTGGGTGACCAAGCAGCCGAAGTGGTTGAAAGCGCTCGGCTTTATCGCCCTGGGGGGCGTGATATTGCAAGGCGTGTTGGGCGGCCTGCGAGTATTGCTCGATGAGCGCACGTTGGCCATGACGCACGGCTGCGTGGGGCCCGCTTTTTTTGCCTTTACCGCGGCGTTGGCGGTTGTCACTTCGCGGCACTGGCAAGAAAATCGGCGCACTGTCAATGTGTCAGCGGCGAAAACGCTGCGGTTGCTGGCGGTGATCGCGCCGGTGCTGGCTTATTTGCAATTGGTGCTGGGCGCTCACTTGCGGCATTTCGCGGCCGATGGTTCGCCGGCCGCGTTCCGCAGAGTGGTGTTATCGCACGTGGGACTGGCGCTAGTTCTGACCGGATATATTTTCGGCATGGCCTTCGTGTTTTGGCGAAAGGCGAAAGACGTGAGGGCGCTGGTTATTCCGGCAACCGCGCTGGCCGGACTGATCTTTTTGCAATTGGCGCTGGGCGCATCGACCTGGGTAGTGAAATACGGTTGGCCGGCGTTTCTGGCCGATTCGGCCACAGCGTCGGCCTTCACCGTGCAGGCCCGCAGTTGGTGGCAAGCGCAAATCACGACGGCGCACGTGGCCACAGGATCGCTGATTCTGGCAATTTCCACGGTGTTGGCGGTGCGCAGTGTGAGCATGCTGGCTGTTCAAAGTGCGTTTCTGCCGGGGCAACGTAGTGCGCGGCGGATCCAATCGAATTCACTGGCGGAGGCCGTAGCATGA
- a CDS encoding cbb3-type cytochrome c oxidase subunit I produces MSSITVGSHAHDFGDAGGHAHTQSFLSKYVFSKDHKVIGIQFLFSTLIWFLIGGLLALAVRWQIAWPWTKVPILNHLYAAEGGQMSPEAYTMLFTMHATVMIFLVIIPILAGAFGNFLIPLMIGADDMAFPTLNMLSYWFMWPAFIAFGASFFVTGGAAASGWTSYATVASNTQAAPGSYIGQSLWLVGLTCVGISSMMGSVNYMTTIIQMRAPGMTMFRLPLTIWAMFITAILQAFALPVLTAAGFMQLMDRHLGTGFFTPEGLIINNQSITPGGGQPLLWQHLFWFYSHPAVYIMILPAMGMVSDIIACFARKPIFGYKPMVYAIAGIAGLGFIVWGHHMFVSGMNPALGMTFMVSTMLIALPSAIKVFNWLGTLWGGKIQFTTPLLFAVGFVSMFIIGGLSGIFMAATPIDIFIHDTYFIVAHFHYVLFAGTVMGVFGAIYFWFPKMFGRQMNEFWGKVHFFFTFIALNCVFFPMHILLGQPRRYADTWHVSVFRHYQPVNEFITMSAIFLVGVQIVFIINFFYSIFFGPRVGRNPWHANGLEWQAPSPPGHGNFDFQPVVYRGPYEYNSPEVDEDYYPQNQPPPKDRPLVSEDMGH; encoded by the coding sequence ATGAGCAGCATTACCGTTGGTTCGCATGCCCATGATTTTGGCGACGCGGGTGGTCACGCACACACGCAAAGCTTTTTGAGCAAGTACGTTTTTTCGAAAGACCACAAAGTCATCGGCATTCAATTTCTGTTTTCCACGCTGATCTGGTTTTTGATTGGCGGGTTGCTGGCGTTGGCGGTGCGGTGGCAAATCGCGTGGCCGTGGACCAAGGTGCCCATTTTGAATCACTTGTATGCGGCCGAAGGGGGACAAATGTCGCCTGAGGCATACACGATGCTGTTCACGATGCACGCCACGGTAATGATTTTTTTGGTGATCATACCGATTTTGGCCGGGGCGTTCGGCAACTTTTTAATTCCGCTGATGATCGGCGCCGACGACATGGCCTTTCCCACGCTGAACATGCTCAGCTACTGGTTCATGTGGCCGGCGTTTATTGCGTTTGGAGCCAGTTTTTTTGTGACCGGCGGGGCGGCGGCATCGGGCTGGACTTCGTACGCCACGGTGGCCTCCAACACTCAGGCTGCGCCCGGAAGTTACATCGGACAATCGTTATGGCTGGTTGGACTAACGTGCGTGGGCATTTCGTCGATGATGGGCTCGGTCAATTACATGACCACCATTATCCAAATGCGGGCGCCGGGGATGACCATGTTTCGCTTGCCACTGACGATTTGGGCGATGTTCATCACCGCCATATTGCAAGCCTTTGCGCTGCCGGTACTCACGGCGGCCGGCTTCATGCAACTGATGGACCGCCATTTGGGAACCGGGTTTTTCACGCCCGAGGGGCTGATCATCAATAACCAGTCGATCACACCCGGCGGCGGTCAACCGCTGTTGTGGCAGCACTTGTTTTGGTTCTACAGCCATCCGGCGGTGTACATCATGATTTTGCCGGCGATGGGCATGGTGAGCGACATTATCGCCTGCTTTGCGCGCAAGCCAATTTTTGGATACAAACCGATGGTATACGCCATCGCCGGCATCGCGGGGCTGGGCTTCATTGTGTGGGGGCACCACATGTTTGTCTCGGGCATGAACCCGGCCTTGGGTATGACGTTTATGGTGTCGACCATGCTCATCGCGCTGCCCAGCGCTATTAAGGTGTTCAATTGGCTGGGGACGCTGTGGGGCGGCAAAATCCAATTCACCACGCCGCTGTTGTTTGCCGTAGGCTTTGTATCAATGTTCATCATCGGCGGGTTGTCAGGCATTTTCATGGCGGCCACGCCGATCGATATTTTTATTCACGACACGTACTTCATTGTGGCCCATTTCCACTACGTGCTATTTGCCGGCACGGTGATGGGAGTGTTTGGCGCGATTTACTTTTGGTTTCCGAAAATGTTCGGCCGGCAAATGAACGAGTTTTGGGGCAAAGTACACTTCTTTTTCACGTTCATCGCGCTGAACTGCGTGTTCTTTCCGATGCACATTTTGCTGGGTCAGCCGCGGCGGTATGCCGATACGTGGCACGTTTCGGTGTTTCGCCATTACCAGCCTGTGAACGAATTCATTACGATGTCCGCCATTTTCCTGGTCGGTGTGCAAATTGTTTTCATCATCAACTTTTTCTACAGCATCTTTTTTGGGCCGCGCGTGGGGCGAAACCCATGGCACGCTAACGGCCTGGAATGGCAAGCGCCCAGCCCACCGGGGCACGGCAACTTTGATTTCCAGCCCGTAGTTTATCGCGGACCGTACGAATACAACTCGCCGGAAGTCGACGAAGATTACTACCCGCAAAATCAACCGCCGCCGAAGGACCGCCCGTTGGTGTCGGAAGATATGGGGCACTAA